The Candidatus Sulfotelmatobacter sp. genomic sequence GAGCACCCCACCCGTGCTTTCGCGAACGATGCCGCAGGCGAGTGATGCACGAGCTGCGCGGGGCACTCGCGGAGCGGCGAGAGCCCGGAGGGCGGTAGCCGCGGAGCGGTAGTGTTGCGCGCACAGGACGTGCGCGCAACACGTGCCCCGCGCAGCTCGTGCATCACTCGCCCGCCACAACGCCCCCGAAAAGCACACGAGCCCGCGCAGAAGGCTGCACAGGCTCGTGGCACGAGAATCGATCTGCGCGCATACTCGCACGCGCGTGGGCGCGGCCAGTTTGGCGTCGAACTTCGGATCGGTTTCGTTCGTTTCGTTGTGCGGCGTGAGCCGCTCATCGTTCGTTTTCGCTACCGGCGAGCTTCTCGTATCTCGCCCGCCTCCGTTGCCGTCGGCGTGTTTGCATCATACGAGTGGGCCATGCGGCGCGCAAGAGGAAACTCGCTCCATTGGCCGCTTGTCCACAAGAAAGTTTTGTTATGCACGGCGTTTCGCAGCATTCCACCGCTTTTGTAAGTGTTTCTCAACCGCCGAGATAGGCGGAGACGACGTCGCGGTGCGTGGCCAGCTCGGCGCCCGTGCCGGTGAGGACGATGCGGCCGCGTTCCATGACGTACGCGCGGTCGGCGAGGGCGAGGGCGCGTCGGGCGTTCTGCTCGACCAGCAAGATCGAGGTGCCCCGCGCGCGTTCGGCGGCGATGATGGCGAAGATCTCGTCGACGAGTTTCGGGGCCAGGCCCATCGAGGGTTCGTCCAGCAGCAGGGCGCGCGGATTGATCGCCAGTGCGCGGGCGATGGCCAGCATCTGCTGTTCGCCGCCCGAGAGGGAGCCGGCCGGGACGTGCCGGCGCGTGCGCAGGATCGGGAAGCGGTCGAGCAGGCCCGGGATGCGCGCGTAGCCGGCTTGGCCGGCCGCGGCGGCGGCGACGTCCAGGTTTTCCTCGACCGTCATCTGGGCCAGCATGCGGCGGCCTTCGGGGACCAGCACCAGGCCGCGGCGGACCAGGACGTGGGACGGCGCTCGGGTGACGTCGACGCCGTTGAAGGTCACCGTCCCGGCGCGTTTGGGGATGATGCCGGCCAGCGACATCAGGAGCGTCGTCTTGCCGGCGCCGTTGGCGCCGACGATGGCGCACAGCGTGCCTTCCTCGAGCTCGACGGCGACGTCGTGAAGTACCTCGACGTTGCCGTAGCCGGCGCGCAGGCCGGTGACCCGCAGGAGCGCGCTCATGCCAGGTGCTCCGCGCCGGTGCCGAGGTAGGCCTCGATGACGATCGGGTCGCGGGCGATCTCGGCGGGGGTGCCGCGGGCGATGACTTCGCCGAAGTTCAGCACGACGACGGCGTCGCAGGCGGCGCGGACCAGCGGCATGTCGTGCTCGATCAGCAGCACGCCGATGCCGGTCGCGGCGATCGCGCGGATCGTCGCGACCAGCCGCGCCGTTTCGGAGGGGTTCATGCCGGCGGCCGGCTCGTCGAGCATGACGATGCGGGGCGCGGCGGCGAGGGCGCGCGCGATCTCGAGCCGGCGCTGGTCGCCGTAGGGGAGCGCGCTGGCGGTGGCGTCGAGATCGGTGGTGGTGACGCCGGCCCGCTCGAGCAGGGCCCGCATGGCCGGCTCGTCCAGGCGCCGGGAGCGCGCGTAGGCGCCGGCGGCGAGGTTGGCGCGCACGTCGAGCGCGCCGAACAGGCGGATGTTCTGGTAGGTGCGCGCGATCCCGGCGCGCGCGACGCGATGCGGCGGTCGACCGTCGACGCGCGCGCCGTCGAGCGCGATCGTCCCGCGCGCGAGCGTCGCCAGACCGGTGGTCGCGTTGATCAGCGTCGTCTTGCCGGCGCCGTTGGGGCCGATGAGGCCCAGGACGCTGCCCGGTTCGACGACCAGCGAGACGCCGTCGAGCGCGTGCACGCCGCCGTAGTTGACGGCGACGTCGTCGAGCACCAGCATCAGGCGCGCGTCTCCGCGGGGCGCGGCGCGCGCGGGCGGCCGCGCCAGAACGAGGACAGGCCGCCGGGGGCGAACAGGATCACGGCCAGCAGGATGATGCCGTTGGTGACGTCGCGATAGTCGTGCAAGAAGCGGATCGCTTCGGGCAAGATCGAGAGCAGCGCGGCGCCGAGCACGGCGCCCAGCGGGCTCGTCACGCCGCCGATCACGCACCACACCAGGATCTGCTCCATGCGGCCGAAGCCGAAGTCGCTGGGGGCGATGAAGAAGGAGGAGTGCGCGTAGAGCGCGCCGCCCAGCCCCGCGATCGCGCCGCCGAGCGCGAGCGAGAGCAGGCGCACGCGGCCGACGTCGACGCCCACGCCGCGCGCCGCATACTCGTCCTCGCGCGTCAACGCGACGGCCAGCGCGAACTTCGTGCGCGAGAGCAGCCACAGCGCCAGCGCGACCAGGATCAGCGCGCCGTAGATGACCGGCGTGGTCGCGTCGCTGGGAATGCTGCTCAGGCCCTGGCCGCCGCCGGTGAGGTCTTGCAAGTTGTTGGCGAACACGCGCACGATCTCGCCGAAACCGATGGTCGCGATCGCGAGGAAGATGCCGCGCAGCCGGCTGACGGGCAGCGCCAACAGCGCCGCGACCACCGACGAGACGATCATCGCCGCCAGGATCGAGGCGATCAGCGGCCAGTGCGCGTTCAGCGCGAGGATCGCGGAGACGTAGGCGGCGATGCCCATGAAGGCCGCCTGGGCCAGCGCCAGCTGCCCGGCTTGCAGCGATACCGACAGCGAGAGCGCCAGGATCGCGTTGACGCCGATCTGATCGATCAGCTGCGAGTGCTTGGCGTAGAAGTCGGCGAGAAAGGTCACGCCTGGCGCAGCGAGCGGCGGCCGAAGATGCCGGCCGGACGGACGACGAGGATGAGGAACATGACGCCGAAGGTGATCGCGTCGCGCCACTCCGAGAGGCCGACGGCGGTCGAGGCGACCTCGACGGCGCCGATGATGAAGCCGCCGACGACCGCGCCGGTGATGCTGCCCATCCCGCCCAAGATGATGACGGCCAAGCCCTTGAGCTCGATCGGGCTGCCCATGTCCCAGGTCACGCTGTTGTACTGCAGGCCGAACAGCACGCCGGCGGCGCCGCCCAGCGCGGACGCGATGAAGAACGTCGCGGCGATGGTGCGCTCGAGGTGCACGCCCAGCAGCGCCGCCGCGGTGCGGTCCGCCGCGACGGCGCGGATGCTGCGGCCCAGCGGCGTCGCGCGCAGCATCCAGCTGAGCACCAGCATCAGCACGATCGCGAGCAGCAGAATCGTCACCTCGACCGCGGTGAAGGTCACTGGGCCGAGATGGATCGCCGGCGCGCTGTCGAGGCCGAGGTTGCTGAAGTGCTGCTCGTCGACGCCGTAGATGCCTTGCAGGATCGCGATGATGATGATCGCGACGCCGATCGAGGAGATCAGCGGCACCAGCGTCCCCGCGTTGCGCCGCCGCAGCGGCGCGAACGCGACCCGGTCGAGCAGGATCCCGATGATCCCCGCCATCGCCGCCGCCACCAGGAAGGCCAGCGGCAGCGGCATTCCCTTCGCGCACAGCGAGAGCGCCGCGAACGCCGCCGCCGTGAAGATCGCGGCATGCGCCAGATTCAAGATGTCGAGCACCCCGAACACAAGCGTGTATCCGACCGCAAACAACGCGTAGACGGCGCCCAAGAGCAAGCCGTTGAAGACTTGTTGAAAGATCATGGTGAGAGAAAACGGTGATGGAGCGAGCGCAGAACCATCGCGCCTTTCCTCCTACGTCGTTGCGAGCTCGGACCGGGGGCCCCCGCGGTGCTCCGCACCGCGGGGGGCGCGGAGCCCAGGGCGCAGCGCCATTCTAATGAAAGTACGTGAACCCGCCCTTGACGATTTCGAGGATGACCGGTGACGACTTCACGTCGCGGTTTTGGTCGAAGCCGATGGGCCCGAGGACGGTTTGGATCTCGCGCACGTTCTTGAGCGCGGCCAGCATCTCGTCTTTGGTCGTCGCGCCGTGGGCGACGAGATACGCGACGACTTGCGCGCCGGCGTACGACTGCGCGGCGAACTGGTCGGGCGCCTTGCCGTACTTCGCGGTGTACTCCTTGACGAAGGCGATGTTCGAGGGATACTTGGCGTTGACGTACCACGCCGCGCCGACGACGCAGCCCTGCGCGGCCGGGCCAGCGACCGACTCCATGTCGGGCGAGTTGAGCCCGTTGCCGCCCATCAGGTGCGCCTTGATGCCGAGCTTGCCGGCCTGCTGGATGATCTTGGTCGCCTCGGGGAACAGACCGCCGATTGCGATCACGTCGGGATGCTTGGACGAGATGCGCGTGAGCGCGGCCTGGAAGTCGGTGTCCTTCTGGTGGAACGTCTCGGTGTCGACGACGTCGACGCCGGCGGCCTTCAGCTCGCGGGCGAACAGGTCGCCGTCGGTCTTGGTGAAGGCGTTGTCGTCGCCGTAGATGACGGCGGCCGTCT encodes the following:
- a CDS encoding branched-chain amino acid ABC transporter permease, translating into MTFLADFYAKHSQLIDQIGVNAILALSLSVSLQAGQLALAQAAFMGIAAYVSAILALNAHWPLIASILAAMIVSSVVAALLALPVSRLRGIFLAIATIGFGEIVRVFANNLQDLTGGGQGLSSIPSDATTPVIYGALILVALALWLLSRTKFALAVALTREDEYAARGVGVDVGRVRLLSLALGGAIAGLGGALYAHSSFFIAPSDFGFGRMEQILVWCVIGGVTSPLGAVLGAALLSILPEAIRFLHDYRDVTNGIILLAVILFAPGGLSSFWRGRPRAPRPAETRA
- a CDS encoding ABC transporter substrate-binding protein, translated to MKRFTVPALALVAIAGLVAPVAAAKGPAAGKTVHVGVIADVTGAAAVYGTPQKNAYELANDDVKSGKLDAGGADLTFDVQDAATDGAQVVNLMQKFTTDGSTAMVLGPTLSGEAFKAFPLAARANFPAMGTSTTAEGVTALGASIYRDSLAESQVIPTTVKRTLAKWHYKTAAVIYGDDNAFTKTDGDLFARELKAAGVDVVDTETFHQKDTDFQAALTRISSKHPDVIAIGGLFPEATKIIQQAGKLGIKAHLMGGNGLNSPDMESVAGPAAQGCVVGAAWYVNAKYPSNIAFVKEYTAKYGKAPDQFAAQSYAGAQVVAYLVAHGATTKDEMLAALKNVREIQTVLGPIGFDQNRDVKSSPVILEIVKGGFTYFH
- a CDS encoding ABC transporter ATP-binding protein, with amino-acid sequence MSALLRVTGLRAGYGNVEVLHDVAVELEEGTLCAIVGANGAGKTTLLMSLAGIIPKRAGTVTFNGVDVTRAPSHVLVRRGLVLVPEGRRMLAQMTVEENLDVAAAAAGQAGYARIPGLLDRFPILRTRRHVPAGSLSGGEQQMLAIARALAINPRALLLDEPSMGLAPKLVDEIFAIIAAERARGTSILLVEQNARRALALADRAYVMERGRIVLTGTGAELATHRDVVSAYLGG
- a CDS encoding branched-chain amino acid ABC transporter permease is translated as MIFQQVFNGLLLGAVYALFAVGYTLVFGVLDILNLAHAAIFTAAAFAALSLCAKGMPLPLAFLVAAAMAGIIGILLDRVAFAPLRRRNAGTLVPLISSIGVAIIIIAILQGIYGVDEQHFSNLGLDSAPAIHLGPVTFTAVEVTILLLAIVLMLVLSWMLRATPLGRSIRAVAADRTAAALLGVHLERTIAATFFIASALGGAAGVLFGLQYNSVTWDMGSPIELKGLAVIILGGMGSITGAVVGGFIIGAVEVASTAVGLSEWRDAITFGVMFLILVVRPAGIFGRRSLRQA
- a CDS encoding ABC transporter ATP-binding protein, which produces MLVLDDVAVNYGGVHALDGVSLVVEPGSVLGLIGPNGAGKTTLINATTGLATLARGTIALDGARVDGRPPHRVARAGIARTYQNIRLFGALDVRANLAAGAYARSRRLDEPAMRALLERAGVTTTDLDATASALPYGDQRRLEIARALAAAPRIVMLDEPAAGMNPSETARLVATIRAIAATGIGVLLIEHDMPLVRAACDAVVVLNFGEVIARGTPAEIARDPIVIEAYLGTGAEHLA